A stretch of the SAR202 cluster bacterium genome encodes the following:
- a CDS encoding cupin domain-containing protein codes for MEGKQATRYSIAVSAESVGAKGLCVHTITIPPGAKAKAHLHENHETSIYVLSGHAGMWYGERLEHHLEAQSGDFIFIPAGVPHLPYNLSPTDPAIGIAARTDPNEQESVVLLPELDGLR; via the coding sequence ATGGAAGGAAAGCAGGCGACTCGGTACTCCATCGCCGTGTCCGCCGAAAGCGTGGGCGCCAAGGGGCTGTGCGTGCACACAATTACTATACCGCCAGGCGCCAAAGCTAAGGCCCATCTGCACGAAAACCACGAGACCTCAATCTACGTCCTTAGCGGCCACGCCGGCATGTGGTACGGTGAAAGATTGGAGCATCACCTGGAGGCCCAAAGCGGCGATTTCATTTTTATACCAGCGGGCGTTCCCCACCTGCCCTACAACCTAAGCCCCACCGACCCCGCCATCGGCATCGCCGCCCGCACTGACCCCAACGAGCAGGAAAGCGTGGTGTTGCTGCCTGAGCTGGACGGGCTGCGCTAG
- a CDS encoding phosphoribosylaminoimidazolesuccinocarboxamide synthase: MAPQDTKLLLETALPNRLHRGKVRDTYDLGGGLLLMIATDRISAFDVVMPNGIPGKGLLLSRMSAFWFGKTAHIVPNHLVAMADAPGAMPKGAPVGPLPPRIARHAMVVRRAKRVDVECIVRGYLAGSAWAEYKKQGTIFGQPAPKGLLEGHKFERPIFTPSTKAEAGHDENMSLKEVERMVGPKVTKELEEKSIAVYSFARDYAAQRGLVLADTKFEFGFVGDKLILIDELLTPDSSRFWDARGYKPGQSQPNFDKQFVRDWLLSTGWNREPPAPALPADIVEKTAVRYQEAYRRITGESIPKSE, from the coding sequence GTGGCCCCACAGGATACAAAACTGCTCCTTGAAACCGCCCTCCCTAACCGTCTCCATCGCGGGAAGGTGCGGGACACCTACGATCTGGGCGGTGGGCTGCTGCTTATGATAGCCACTGACCGTATCTCAGCCTTCGACGTGGTCATGCCCAACGGAATCCCCGGCAAGGGGCTGCTGCTGAGCCGCATGTCCGCCTTCTGGTTCGGCAAGACCGCCCACATCGTGCCTAACCACCTCGTCGCCATGGCGGACGCGCCGGGCGCAATGCCCAAGGGCGCGCCGGTGGGGCCGCTGCCGCCGCGCATAGCGCGGCATGCCATGGTGGTGCGGCGGGCCAAGCGCGTCGACGTTGAATGTATTGTGCGAGGGTACCTGGCGGGATCCGCCTGGGCCGAGTACAAAAAGCAGGGCACGATTTTTGGACAGCCAGCGCCCAAGGGTCTGCTGGAGGGCCACAAGTTCGAGCGTCCTATCTTCACACCCAGCACCAAGGCTGAGGCCGGCCATGACGAGAACATGAGCCTCAAAGAGGTGGAGCGGATGGTGGGGCCAAAGGTGACGAAAGAGCTGGAAGAGAAAAGCATCGCCGTTTATTCTTTCGCGCGGGACTACGCGGCCCAGCGAGGGCTGGTCTTGGCCGATACCAAGTTCGAGTTCGGGTTTGTGGGTGACAAGCTGATTTTGATTGATGAGCTGCTGACGCCGGACTCCAGCCGCTTCTGGGACGCGCGGGGCTACAAGCCAGGCCAGTCCCAGCCCAACTTCGACAAGCAATTCGTCCGAGACTGGCTGCTGTCCACAGGCTGGAACCGGGAGCCGCCCGCCCCGGCCCTGCCGGCTGATATAGTGGAAAAGACCGCGGTCCGTTACCAAGAAGCCTATCGCCGCATCACCGGCGAGTCCATACCTAAATCAGAATAG
- a CDS encoding elongation factor 4 (back-translocating Elongation Factor EF4; binds to the ribosome on the universally-conserved alpha-sarcin loop) → VRVVDGAIESGQRVRLMGNGVSTEVSEVGVFRPKFEAVPRLEAGEVGYIATGLKNVRDCRVGDTITLEAKPASQALAGYRPLKPLVFAGLYPADSDDFPKLREALERLQLNDAALSFTPESSPALGPGFRCGFLGLLHMEIVQERLEREYGLDLVITAPSVSYIVKLVGSGEAVEVGNPSDLPPINQISEIQEPWLDVRLITPSRFVGPMMELVNQRRGEFKRTEYLEAASHQQTDGDSSSPSLDPRVLLEVKLPLAELLAEFYNQVKSRTQGYASLDYEFAEYRTGRLVRLDLLVNNQRVDALSMIVHKDQAYYRGKALVQRLKEAIPRQLFEVPIQAASDNQIIARETIPALRKDVLAKLYGGDVTRKMKLLEKQRAGKKRMKMIGRIEIPQEAFLSVLKVEGR, encoded by the coding sequence CGTGCGGGTCGTCGATGGGGCCATCGAGTCCGGGCAGCGGGTGCGTCTCATGGGCAACGGCGTGTCCACCGAGGTCTCGGAGGTGGGCGTGTTTCGTCCCAAGTTTGAGGCGGTGCCGAGGCTGGAGGCGGGTGAGGTCGGGTACATCGCGACGGGCCTCAAAAACGTCCGCGACTGCCGCGTCGGCGACACAATTACGCTGGAAGCCAAGCCCGCGTCGCAAGCCCTGGCGGGTTACCGCCCCCTGAAGCCCCTGGTCTTCGCCGGCCTCTACCCCGCCGACAGCGACGACTTCCCCAAACTGCGCGAGGCCCTGGAACGCCTGCAGCTCAACGACGCCGCCCTATCCTTCACGCCCGAAAGCAGCCCCGCCTTGGGTCCAGGCTTTCGATGCGGGTTCCTGGGCCTGCTGCACATGGAGATTGTGCAAGAGCGGCTGGAACGGGAGTACGGCCTGGACCTGGTCATCACCGCCCCCAGCGTGTCGTACATCGTTAAGCTGGTGGGGAGCGGCGAGGCGGTGGAGGTAGGCAACCCCAGTGACCTGCCGCCCATAAACCAAATCTCGGAAATCCAGGAGCCGTGGCTGGACGTGCGGCTCATTACACCGTCGCGGTTTGTGGGACCGATGATGGAACTGGTAAACCAGCGCCGCGGTGAGTTTAAGCGCACCGAGTATCTGGAAGCCGCCAGCCATCAGCAGACAGACGGCGACTCGTCATCGCCGTCTTTGGACCCCCGGGTGCTGTTGGAGGTGAAACTGCCGCTGGCGGAGCTTCTGGCCGAATTCTACAACCAGGTCAAGTCCCGCACCCAGGGGTACGCGTCGCTGGACTACGAGTTCGCGGAGTACCGGACGGGGAGGCTGGTGCGCTTGGACCTGCTGGTGAACAACCAGCGCGTCGATGCGCTGTCTATGATTGTGCATAAAGACCAGGCGTACTATCGAGGTAAGGCGCTGGTGCAGCGGCTGAAAGAGGCCATACCACGCCAGCTTTTTGAAGTGCCGATACAGGCGGCGTCGGACAACCAGATCATCGCCCGCGAGACCATACCGGCGCTTCGGAAGGACGTGCTGGCCAAGCTCTATGGCGGCGACGTGACGCGCAAGATGAAGCTGCTGGAGAAGCAGCGGGCGGGCAAGAAGCGGATGAAGATGATAGGGCGCATCGAGATACCTCAAGAGGCCTTCCTGTCGGTGCTGAAGGTGGAGGGAAGGTAG
- a CDS encoding DUF3267 domain-containing protein produces the protein MEKSANFSIKKWLVVGLMPLALWTLICGLFGWLAWSIGPWWLFFPCSIYAVGVTSYFGGVKGWQVYQRSKARHARLLLEQHKLRIANFFSPASAEWEEEMALNRPVAEQANGDQG, from the coding sequence ATGGAGAAAAGCGCCAATTTTTCCATAAAGAAGTGGTTAGTTGTAGGTCTGATGCCGCTGGCCCTATGGACGTTGATCTGCGGTCTCTTTGGCTGGCTGGCGTGGAGTATAGGCCCCTGGTGGCTCTTCTTCCCCTGTTCTATCTACGCTGTCGGCGTTACAAGCTACTTTGGCGGGGTGAAGGGGTGGCAAGTGTATCAGAGAAGCAAAGCCCGCCATGCCCGGCTCCTGTTGGAGCAGCACAAGCTGCGAATCGCCAACTTTTTCAGCCCCGCTTCTGCTGAGTGGGAAGAAGAGATGGCTTTGAACAGGCCGGTGGCCGAGCAGGCGAACGGCGACCAGGGTTAG
- a CDS encoding Gfo/Idh/MocA family oxidoreductase produces MSSPTRVLLVGVGARGKKWARILHDEPQARTVGYVDIADENLQWSQSMYEADPKVCYKDMEKALKDLKPDMVVLVTPPTDRYRQVMSIFEHGSHLLSEKPLSLDLREGIKMVKAAQKAKLGFAVGLNFRFQHCVMKAREILSSGEIGAPKVGGYTYWRYRDAYTPGLNRFPITMREPMLYDQAIHHLDEIRFVYDAEVDTVWCRAYNPPWSQYNDNATAVVHMQMTKGIEVHYFGTWAGQTRLKDQFLWRTDCENGALFQYEFFSDLRIVRGKDSNKMEPIKLPEQERLVDDARIMLTGILTKLQKKDLSLEPSAIDHLKTFALMSACEESSNTGQPVKMSEFYDKQGVPREWL; encoded by the coding sequence ATGTCAAGTCCCACGCGTGTGCTCCTGGTCGGTGTCGGCGCGCGAGGCAAGAAATGGGCGCGCATCCTCCACGACGAGCCCCAGGCCCGCACCGTCGGCTACGTGGACATCGCCGACGAAAACCTTCAGTGGTCCCAGTCGATGTACGAAGCCGACCCCAAGGTCTGCTACAAGGACATGGAAAAGGCCCTGAAAGACCTGAAGCCGGATATGGTGGTCTTGGTAACGCCTCCCACGGACCGGTACCGCCAAGTCATGAGTATTTTCGAGCACGGCTCCCACCTGCTGTCCGAGAAGCCGTTGAGCCTGGACTTGCGGGAAGGCATCAAGATGGTCAAGGCCGCGCAAAAGGCCAAACTGGGTTTTGCCGTCGGCCTTAACTTCAGATTCCAGCACTGTGTTATGAAGGCGCGGGAGATACTGAGCAGCGGAGAGATCGGCGCGCCCAAAGTCGGCGGCTATACCTACTGGCGCTACCGCGACGCCTACACCCCCGGCCTCAACCGCTTCCCCATCACCATGCGCGAGCCGATGCTCTACGACCAGGCCATCCACCACCTCGACGAGATACGCTTTGTCTACGATGCTGAGGTAGATACGGTCTGGTGCCGCGCCTACAACCCGCCCTGGAGCCAGTACAACGACAACGCTACCGCCGTTGTCCACATGCAGATGACCAAGGGTATCGAGGTGCACTACTTCGGCACCTGGGCTGGTCAGACGCGGCTCAAAGACCAGTTCCTGTGGCGCACCGACTGCGAGAACGGCGCCCTGTTCCAATACGAGTTCTTCTCTGACCTGCGCATTGTGCGCGGCAAGGACTCCAACAAGATGGAACCCATAAAGCTGCCTGAGCAGGAGCGGCTGGTGGACGACGCGCGGATAATGCTCACGGGCATTCTGACGAAGCTGCAAAAGAAGGACTTGTCGTTGGAACCCTCGGCTATCGACCATCTGAAGACCTTCGCCCTGATGTCGGCCTGCGAGGAGTCCAGCAACACGGGCCAGCCGGTGAAGATGTCCGAGTTTTATGACAAGCAGGGCGTGCCGAGGGAGTGGCTGTAA
- a CDS encoding DUF3105 domain-containing protein → MRIGEISLPESKHRTKDRSSRRSSSRHNSGSQGNGEAAARTRHKPKKPWARWLTYSAALIIAVAVIGSFILSGIVGSLGSGNNDTGSGEEVGQRISLLQARHIPRGDDYTEYNSIPPTSGPHWATGWARCGLYNDELPDAQIVHNMEHGQVIISHNLKDPAEVDRLKEIAGNLPSRRNWLILRPYSKLQENEIAITSWGWLDKFVGIDEERIRKFYDAHMNDASSVTGESIPCTTAPG, encoded by the coding sequence ATCAGAATAGGAGAGATTTCGTTGCCTGAAAGCAAGCATCGCACTAAAGATAGAAGCAGCCGCCGCTCCTCCAGCCGGCATAACAGTGGCAGTCAGGGAAATGGGGAAGCCGCCGCCCGCACCAGGCACAAGCCCAAGAAGCCCTGGGCCCGATGGCTGACATACTCCGCCGCCTTGATAATCGCTGTTGCCGTCATCGGCAGCTTCATACTGAGCGGCATCGTCGGATCCCTGGGCAGCGGCAACAACGACACAGGCAGCGGCGAGGAGGTCGGCCAGCGTATTTCGCTGCTGCAAGCCAGGCATATACCTCGCGGTGATGACTACACTGAATACAATTCGATCCCGCCCACCTCGGGCCCCCACTGGGCCACGGGCTGGGCCCGCTGCGGGCTTTACAACGATGAGCTACCTGACGCCCAGATTGTCCACAATATGGAACACGGCCAGGTTATCATCAGCCATAACCTGAAGGACCCGGCGGAGGTGGACCGTCTGAAGGAGATTGCTGGAAACCTGCCCAGCCGTCGCAACTGGCTGATCCTGCGGCCCTACTCCAAACTCCAAGAGAACGAAATCGCCATTACCTCCTGGGGATGGCTGGACAAGTTTGTCGGCATCGACGAGGAACGTATCCGCAAGTTCTACGACGCCCACATGAACGACGCCTCGTCCGTCACCGGCGAGTCCATCCCCTGCACCACTGCTCCAGGCTAG
- the purS gene encoding phosphoribosylformylglycinamidine synthase subunit PurS yields the protein MFLAKIKVTLKPTVNDPQGQTVLGALKTLGFATAQKVRVGKYIEVYLDESDRRKAEEQVKAMSDKLLANPVIESFSFDLEEGAAKTKR from the coding sequence ATGTTCCTGGCGAAAATAAAGGTCACCCTAAAGCCTACAGTCAACGACCCCCAGGGGCAGACGGTGCTGGGCGCCCTAAAAACCCTGGGGTTCGCCACCGCGCAGAAAGTTCGCGTCGGCAAGTACATCGAAGTGTACCTGGACGAAAGCGACCGCCGGAAGGCGGAGGAGCAGGTGAAGGCTATGAGCGACAAGCTATTGGCCAACCCCGTCATCGAAAGTTTCAGCTTCGATTTGGAGGAAGGGGCCGCTAAGACCAAACGATAG